A stretch of the Dechloromonas sp. TW-R-39-2 genome encodes the following:
- the meaB gene encoding methylmalonyl Co-A mutase-associated GTPase MeaB: MNLSEPPLLAKQLLLADQTLVDGVLAGQRRSLAKAITLIESTRPDHQQRAQQVLNALLPSTGKAIRIGISGVPGAGKSTFIEALGVWLIEQGKKLAVLAVDPSSSVSGGSILGDKTRMEMLSQREEAFIRPSPSSGSLGGVAEKSREAMLLCEASGYDVIIIETVGVGQSETTVAGMVDMFCLLQLPNAGDDLQAIKKGIVEIADMVVINKADIDKQATAVVRAQWRNALHMLRPASPNWSPPVIALSALHKEGIVDFWEQVEKYQAALKPTGEFAAKRQHQALSWMWQMIDSGLRQHFRHHPRVQASLPALTLSVEQGHTTPAAAAYALLDYLKH; encoded by the coding sequence ATGAACCTGAGCGAGCCTCCCTTGTTGGCGAAGCAACTTTTGCTGGCTGACCAGACACTGGTGGACGGCGTACTGGCCGGCCAGCGGCGCTCGCTTGCCAAGGCCATCACGTTGATTGAGTCGACGCGGCCCGATCATCAGCAGCGTGCCCAGCAAGTGCTGAATGCGCTGTTGCCGAGCACGGGCAAGGCGATCCGCATTGGTATTTCCGGCGTGCCGGGGGCGGGCAAGTCGACCTTCATTGAAGCGCTTGGTGTCTGGCTGATCGAACAGGGCAAGAAACTGGCTGTTTTGGCCGTTGATCCATCGTCGTCGGTTTCCGGCGGTTCGATTCTCGGCGACAAGACGCGGATGGAAATGCTCTCGCAGCGCGAGGAAGCCTTTATTCGTCCAAGTCCGTCATCGGGTTCGTTGGGTGGCGTGGCCGAAAAATCGCGCGAAGCCATGTTGCTTTGCGAGGCTTCCGGCTACGACGTGATCATCATCGAGACCGTCGGTGTCGGCCAGTCGGAAACCACCGTGGCCGGCATGGTCGACATGTTCTGCCTGCTGCAATTGCCGAATGCTGGCGACGACCTGCAGGCGATCAAGAAGGGCATTGTCGAAATCGCCGACATGGTGGTCATCAACAAGGCCGACATCGACAAGCAGGCCACTGCCGTCGTCCGCGCCCAGTGGCGCAATGCCTTGCACATGCTGCGCCCGGCCTCGCCCAACTGGTCGCCGCCGGTCATTGCATTGAGTGCCCTGCACAAGGAAGGCATCGTCGATTTCTGGGAGCAGGTCGAGAAATATCAGGCCGCCCTCAAGCCGACCGGCGAATTTGCCGCCAAGCGCCAGCATCAGGCGCTGAGCTGGATGTGGCAAATGATCGACTCCGGCCTGCGTCAGCATTTCCGTCATCATCCGCGCGTGCAGGCCAGCCTGCCGGCGCTGACCCTCTCCGTCGAACAGGGCCATACGACCCCGGCAGCTGCCGCGTATGCCTTGCTTGACTACCTGAAACACTGA
- a CDS encoding acetyl/propionyl/methylcrotonyl-CoA carboxylase subunit alpha, producing the protein MFTKILIANRGEIACRVIKTARKMGIKTVAVYSEADKDALFVDLADEAVCIGPAASKESYLVADKIIAACKQTGAQAVHPGYGFLSENAAFSRRLEEEGIKFIGPKHYSIAKMGDKIESKKLAIEAKVNTIPGYNDAISGPDEAVKIAQGIGYPVMIKASAGGGGKGLRVAYNDAEAHEGFTSCVNEARNSFGDDRVFIEKYVLEPRHIEIQLLGDSHGNYVYLNERDCSIQRRHQKVIEEAPSPFVDAEMRKAMGEQAVALARAVNYESAGTVEFVVSGATKEFYFLEMNTRLQVEHPVTELITGLDLVEQMIRVAYGEKLPLTQADVKINGWSMECRINAEDPFRGFLPSTGRLVKFLPPKETTDANGTTRVDTGVYDGGEISMFYDSMIAKLIVHAKDRDSAIARMRDALNAFVIRGISSNIPFQAALMQHPAFHSGIFDTGFIPKYYPTGFDASMVPHDDPALLVSVAAYVYRAFTDRSASISGQLQGHERLVSNNWMVVRLNPEGNEHHPVTARLVPGGYDIEYKGQHYELRSNWKLGESLFVGTCNGQEFTLQVERHKTKYSLFHWGTRADFMVMSARAAELLALMPEKEAPDLSKFLLSPMPGLLREVSVKVGQEVKAGEKLAVIEAMKMENILKADQDCKVKKISAAAGESLTVDQVIIEFE; encoded by the coding sequence ATGTTTACTAAAATTCTGATCGCAAACCGCGGCGAAATTGCCTGCCGCGTCATCAAGACCGCCCGCAAGATGGGCATCAAGACGGTTGCCGTCTATTCCGAAGCCGACAAGGACGCCCTGTTCGTCGATCTGGCTGACGAAGCCGTCTGCATTGGCCCGGCTGCTTCGAAAGAGTCCTACCTGGTTGCCGACAAGATCATCGCTGCCTGCAAGCAGACCGGTGCTCAGGCGGTCCATCCGGGCTACGGCTTCCTGTCCGAAAACGCCGCGTTCTCGCGTCGTCTGGAAGAAGAAGGCATCAAGTTCATTGGTCCGAAGCACTACTCCATCGCCAAGATGGGTGACAAGATCGAGTCCAAGAAGCTGGCCATCGAAGCCAAGGTCAACACCATCCCGGGCTACAACGACGCCATCTCCGGTCCTGACGAAGCTGTCAAGATCGCCCAGGGCATCGGCTACCCGGTGATGATCAAGGCCTCCGCCGGCGGTGGCGGCAAGGGTCTGCGCGTAGCCTACAACGATGCTGAAGCGCACGAAGGCTTCACGTCCTGCGTCAATGAAGCCCGCAACTCCTTCGGCGACGACCGCGTCTTCATCGAAAAGTACGTGCTGGAACCGCGTCACATTGAAATCCAGTTGCTCGGCGACAGCCATGGCAACTACGTGTACCTGAATGAGCGCGATTGCTCGATCCAGCGCCGTCACCAGAAGGTCATCGAAGAAGCGCCGAGCCCCTTCGTCGATGCCGAGATGCGCAAGGCGATGGGCGAGCAGGCCGTGGCTCTGGCCCGTGCCGTGAATTACGAATCGGCCGGTACGGTCGAATTCGTCGTCTCCGGTGCGACCAAGGAGTTCTACTTCCTGGAAATGAACACCCGCCTGCAGGTCGAACACCCGGTCACCGAACTGATCACCGGCCTCGACCTCGTCGAGCAGATGATTCGCGTCGCCTACGGCGAAAAGCTGCCGCTGACCCAGGCCGATGTGAAGATCAACGGCTGGTCGATGGAGTGCCGGATCAACGCCGAAGACCCGTTCCGTGGCTTCCTGCCGTCGACCGGTCGTCTGGTCAAGTTCCTGCCACCCAAGGAAACCACCGATGCCAACGGCACGACCCGTGTCGATACCGGCGTGTACGACGGTGGCGAGATCTCGATGTTCTACGACTCGATGATTGCCAAGCTGATCGTTCATGCCAAGGATCGTGACAGTGCGATTGCCCGCATGCGTGATGCGCTGAACGCCTTCGTCATCCGCGGGATTTCCTCGAACATTCCATTCCAGGCCGCGCTGATGCAGCACCCGGCTTTCCATTCCGGCATTTTCGATACGGGCTTCATTCCCAAGTACTATCCGACCGGCTTCGATGCCTCGATGGTGCCGCACGATGATCCGGCGCTGCTCGTTTCTGTCGCGGCTTATGTCTATCGCGCCTTTACCGACCGTTCTGCCTCGATCAGCGGCCAGTTGCAGGGTCACGAGCGTCTGGTCAGCAACAACTGGATGGTGGTTCGCCTCAATCCCGAAGGTAACGAGCATCATCCGGTCACGGCGCGTCTGGTACCCGGTGGCTATGATATCGAGTACAAGGGCCAGCACTACGAGCTGCGCTCGAACTGGAAGCTGGGCGAATCCCTCTTCGTCGGTACCTGTAACGGCCAGGAATTCACGCTGCAGGTCGAGCGTCACAAGACCAAGTACAGCCTGTTCCATTGGGGCACGCGTGCTGACTTCATGGTGATGAGCGCCCGTGCTGCTGAATTGCTTGCACTGATGCCTGAAAAGGAAGCGCCGGATCTCTCGAAGTTCCTCCTTTCCCCGATGCCGGGCCTGCTCCGTGAAGTGTCGGTGAAGGTCGGTCAGGAAGTGAAGGCAGGTGAGAAGCTGGCGGTCATCGAAGCGATGAAGATGGAAAACATCCTCAAGGCAGACCAGGACTGCAAGGTGAAGAAGATTTCGGCGGCTGCCGGCGAAAGCCTGACGGTCGACCAAGTCATCATCGAGTTCGAGTAA
- a CDS encoding acyl-CoA carboxylase subunit beta — MHDIIRQLEKKREMARLGGGQKRIDSQHKKGKLTARERIELLLDPDSFEEWDMFKEHRCVDFGMDQAEKTPGDGVVVGYGTINGRLVFVFSQDFTVFGGSLSETHAEKICKVMDQAMKVGAPVIGLNDSGGARIQEGVASLGGYADVFQRNVMASGVVPQISMIMGPCAGGAVYSPSMTDFIFMVKDSSYMFVTGPEVVKTVTHEDVTAEELGGAVTHTSKSGVADLAFENDVEALSMLRRFMNFVPANNREKPPVTPTNDPVDRMDYSLDTLVPDNANKPYDMKELLVKVVDDNDFFELQPDYAKNIIIGFGRIDGHPVGIVANQPLVLAGCLDIKSSIKAARFVRFCDAFNIPVVTFVDVPGFMPGTTQEYGGIIKHGAKLLYAYAECTVPKVTVITRKAYGGAYDVMSSKHLRGDVNLAWPSAEIAVMGPKGAVEIIFREEKNDPEKLAQREAEYKAKFANPFVAGARGFIDDVIMPHATRKRIARSLAMLRDKKLDNPWRKHGNIPL; from the coding sequence ATGCATGACATCATCCGCCAGCTGGAAAAAAAGCGTGAAATGGCCCGCCTTGGCGGTGGCCAGAAGCGTATCGACAGCCAGCACAAGAAGGGCAAACTGACCGCCCGCGAACGTATCGAGCTGTTGCTTGACCCGGATTCCTTCGAGGAATGGGATATGTTCAAGGAACACCGCTGCGTCGATTTCGGCATGGATCAGGCCGAAAAAACACCGGGTGATGGTGTTGTTGTCGGTTACGGTACGATCAACGGCCGTCTGGTGTTTGTCTTCTCGCAGGATTTCACCGTGTTCGGCGGCTCGCTGTCAGAAACTCACGCCGAAAAGATCTGCAAGGTGATGGATCAGGCGATGAAGGTCGGTGCCCCGGTGATCGGCCTCAACGACTCGGGCGGCGCCCGTATCCAGGAAGGCGTTGCCTCCCTCGGTGGTTACGCCGACGTGTTCCAGCGTAACGTCATGGCCTCCGGCGTCGTGCCGCAGATCTCGATGATCATGGGCCCCTGTGCCGGTGGCGCGGTCTACTCGCCGTCGATGACCGATTTCATCTTCATGGTGAAAGACTCTTCCTACATGTTCGTGACCGGTCCGGAAGTCGTCAAGACCGTGACCCACGAAGATGTGACCGCCGAAGAACTCGGTGGCGCCGTGACCCACACCAGCAAGTCCGGTGTTGCCGACCTGGCTTTCGAGAACGATGTCGAAGCCCTGTCGATGCTGCGTCGCTTCATGAACTTCGTGCCGGCCAACAATCGTGAAAAGCCGCCGGTCACGCCGACCAACGATCCGGTCGACCGCATGGATTATTCGCTCGACACCCTGGTGCCGGATAACGCCAACAAGCCGTACGACATGAAGGAACTGCTCGTCAAAGTGGTCGACGACAATGACTTCTTCGAACTGCAGCCGGATTACGCCAAGAACATCATCATCGGTTTCGGTCGTATCGACGGCCATCCGGTCGGCATCGTTGCCAACCAGCCGCTGGTGCTGGCCGGCTGTCTGGACATCAAGTCCTCGATCAAGGCAGCCCGTTTCGTCCGTTTCTGCGACGCCTTCAACATCCCGGTCGTCACCTTCGTCGATGTGCCGGGCTTCATGCCAGGTACGACGCAGGAATACGGCGGCATCATCAAGCACGGCGCCAAGCTGCTTTACGCCTACGCCGAATGTACCGTGCCGAAGGTTACCGTCATTACCCGCAAAGCCTACGGTGGCGCTTACGACGTGATGTCGTCCAAGCACCTGCGTGGCGACGTGAATCTGGCCTGGCCGTCTGCCGAGATCGCTGTGATGGGTCCGAAGGGGGCCGTGGAAATCATCTTCCGCGAAGAGAAGAACGATCCGGAAAAGCTCGCCCAGCGCGAAGCAGAGTACAAGGCCAAGTTCGCCAACCCGTTCGTGGCCGGTGCGCGTGGCTTCATCGACGACGTCATCATGCCGCACGCCACCCGCAAGCGGATCGCCCGTTCGCTGGCCATGCTGCGCGACAAGAAACTCGACAACCCCTGGCGCAAGCACGGCAACATTCCTCTCTAA